The region cctgtgtcccctctccctgcaggtgGATGAGATTGCCCAGCTCCTCAACACGTACCTCGCCTCTGCGGGTGCCCAGCGGCTGCCCCGGCCCCAGGAGCCTCCTGCCAGTCCCCCCACTTTGGAGCcccctgtgctgccccaggggctctgccctgcacccGGGCCCTGGCAGCACCGGCCGCCAGTGGGTTCCTCCCACAGctagcccagcagctgctgtggccacGCAGGGGCTGCGATGGCCAGGATGGGAGGGCAGCCAAGCCTGGCAGTGAGTGGCAGGTCTGTGCTGGCCCCCAGCTGCTCCAAAGAGCAGGGGGCCAGGGGGTCGTGCTCCCCCACTGCCATTGCCTTTCTGGCTATTCCCTTAATTTATTTTGAGACGCCTGCGCGCCCCACGTCTCCCAGCACTTTCCCTGGTGGGCAGCGGGGTCGCCTCACTGCGTCCCCCACGCTGCCCCCAGGCCTGTCCCCGTCCCCTATACCCTGGTGCCTTTGCCTCCAGCACTTGTGTGGCCTGGCCACTCTGCTcgtgccctgggcagagcagagggtaccaggcagcagtgctgtgccatCATCTGTCTGTCCGTCCTCTGGACCCACCCTTCTGGAAAGCTGCGGGCGGCTTTTGGCCAAGCTGCCCTGGGGACCCATGGGCTCCTCCTGCGTGAGTGGCTGGGCTCTGCGGTGGCCCTGTGGCCAGGTTTATGTCACAGGGGTGGCTGGTGGAGTGGCAGCTGGTAcggctggggctcagcccttCAGTGTTGCCTCTGTAGAGTTTGTTGGTTCTGTCTTGggattggggggggggggggttggttggttgtttttctaaataaatgcacaaaggaaaggctgggcctcctgtcctggagcgTGGGTtgacagcaggaggctgggacAGTCGGatccctggggcagcagggcctgggacAGGCAGCGgggaggagcagcacagagTGTCCTTGGGGGCAGGGACTGCTGTCCCTCTGGTCATTGCCAGGCGACCTTTGGCATTTCACCaagagcacaggcagctccagctccccgGCAGCCCCTGGCACTGGCTGCCCCGGGGGGGGAACTGCCCCAGCCACGGGGGCCGCTGCCAAAGAGGGCGTGGGAGCCCGTGCTGCCACAGTGGCTGTATTTTTAGTCACCTGCTCTGTGCCCCAAAGGGTAAGAGGAAAATGCTAATTTTCACCTTGGGCTGCCCGGGCTTGGGATGGcgccagcactgccccttgtccccaggccacagcccagctcccacaggCCAGGACCAGCGCTGCTGTGTCCATACCCCTGACACTGTACGGCCTCATGCCCACGTCCTTCCTGGTGTTGCCGTCCCTGCCTCGGGTCCTGAGTGGTgagggcacccccagcccctcacggCCCACCCCTGCAAGGGCCTCCTTCCTGCAGAAGATCCATGTGGGTGCTGTGTGCTCTGCGGGCAGGGCGGTGCCAGTCCCAGCCCTGGTCAGCCGTGCTGGCAGGTCCTGCCAGTAtttctggctctgctgcagttgcccagtgctgcctgggccccatggcactgccagccggggcagagctggccctgcacagcccagggcatgTCAGTGAGCAGTAGCCATGGTTCTCCTGTGCAATGGGCCCAGCTGGCCAGCCAGACAAGGCAAGCACCAAACTCAGTCTCTGCATCTGGCTTCCCTGCCTGGCTGTTCAATGTGGAGTCATGCAGGCAGCATCAGTGCAGGAACAGCCTTTATTAAAGCAAAATAACCTACAAAAATATAGATACAGCCCGTGCCCCAGGCCTGATCTGGCCAAGGAGGAACAaggctcctgcccagggcaaGGACTAGCTCAGCCACACGGAGCCTTTGGCCACGGGGGTTCTGTGCACCCAAACTCAGGGGGCCAGGCCTGTTCCCAGCCCCAGGGTcactctcctcctcctcacagcaagtgttgctcccacaggcagagGTTCCCTCCCAGCAGAGCGCGCAGCTGCCCCAGTCCTGTCCTGGGCCAGGGCACACGGTGGGGCGGGGGCTGAGCCCCGCCGAGGAGCTGCAGGCTCCCCACACAGAGCTTTCCACAGAGGAGCACTGGCACGAGGGCTCTGCCACGCCAGGCAGCGCTGAGGGGTGACAAACGTGGGCACGGCGTGCGTGGGGGTGCCCAGGGACCTTCCCGTCTCCCGGCAGGGCACTCACTGCTCCTGCGTGCCCCAGGAGATGTAGTCAGGGCGCGTGGCTGCGTGGTACTCATCGATCAGCTGCTGCACGATCTCCCGGGAGTTGTCCAGCTCGTCGAAGTTGTCCTTGAAGATGTCCTCCTTGCGGAACTGCTCCAGGAAGGCCTCTCGCTTGCGCAGCTTGTCGTACTGCCGGCACGTCCGCTCGAACAGCTGGAGAGCGGCGCCAAgtcagctccccagggaagccAGCAGGActgagccctgctgggagccaccCGCCCCCGTGCCTGGCTTTGTGACAGGCCCACAACGAGGAGACAcgagggctggggctgcagggctgggagggaaggcGCTCACCGAGGAGATGTTGGTGTGGTTGGCCATCATGAGGCCACTGACGCGGTGAGCTGACGGCAGGTAAGGGGACTTGCGGGACAAAGCCACCTGGATGCTGGCGGGGCCCCAGGGGATGAAGTTGGCCAGCTTCCTCTCCCGGATCCGCTGCAGACTCTTGTGAACCTGGTGGGATGAGAGCAGCAAGGGACAGCAGGGTGAGGGACAAacaggctggctgcagcagagccaggagctgctccccacAGCCACGGGGACTCATTTCAGTAATTCAGTCATTCCAGCATGACTGCTGCCTTTCCATGAGGCCAAAGCCCAAACCGGAGCAATCTGAAGCCAGCTCTCTGAATCTCAGGCAATTCAGCAATCTGAATCTCAGGCAATGCCTAGCCTCAGCCCAGGATCCCTGCACAGTGACCATGCTCCTCCCTGtgccacaccatggccatcagTACCTGAACAGCCACGGGGACTCACCTGTGTAGGATCCACCTCGCCCTGGATGATGTTGAGGATGGCAATGTAGCAGTGGTTGGTCTGCCTGTCTCGCCCTGTGGACACCATCACGTTTTTAGGCTGCAGCAACCTTCTCATCACGTCCAGGACTGTGGTTTTCCTCACACTGGCCACCTGCATGGGCCAGCCAGGGGTCAGAGGCAGTAggtgtgctgctccctgccctcctgctgcctggTACACACTCGCACAGGAACGGGGGGGCAGCTGGACAGAAATGCCCTCACCCCGGGCATGCAGTCACATGCAAAGCCACATGCAAGACACGGAAATCCCAACACTGCACaacaggcacagccaggccaaGAAACAAAGTGTAAGTGGAGGCTCCAGCGTGGGGGCTGTCTGGCCCacaccctgcagcacagcaaggcTGGGGGTGAAGCTCAGCTGAGAACAGAGGGACAGGGATCTGTTTCATGTTTTTGCTGTCAAACATGGGTCCTGTCCCActgccaggcagggagcagTGGGGGTTCAGCAGGAAAGGGGCTGTTCTCCACTGCATGCcctccctgccttgcccagCTCTGAGCTATGGGCAGCCTGGACCAAGAGCTGCTACTGGCCAGGGGGCACAAGCCAGGGCCAGCACCcaggctgcccacagcagggacagctggatgagCTGCCAGCCCCCTCCTGCACTGGTTGAGCTGTTGGCTGAGCCCTGTGCACACTCCTCTCTCAGAGGACAGATCACACACTGATACCCTTTTCAGAGCCAGCAGTTTTTCAGATTTGCTTCTCTGAGAAACATCCTGAGGAAATGCAcgcagggagaggagaggagcagctgtTAGTTCCTTCCGGGCCGTGGTGGGTCAGTGCAGGTGAGCACCTCCCAAAACAGAACTGCCCCACTGGcaccagggggctggggggcactggTTAGGGACCAGCAAGACACAAGAAGCAGCACTTGAAGTGCAGAGGGGTGGCAAATTCACTCTCAGACACAGACTGAGCTTCAGGAAATGGCTGACACCTGTAACCCACCACCAGTGACAATGAGCATTAGTGTTTGGACCCAAATTGCTGAAGCTGATGGCTCATGGGGGTGGCAGGACTGGCAAGGCCACTCTCCTGGCCTTGCTCTCATCACTGCTAAGGGTGGCTTTTGCCAGTCCAGACCTTGAGGACCTCGACAGCCACCCTGATGCATGCAGCAGGTAGCCTGGCACAagcacagctgcctgctcaGGTCTGATTCATTGCACACGCTGCAGTCATGTGGTGTGAGCACgtggggctgggatttggggcgtGCAGTGACAGCTCACGGGGCTGACGGATGCTGCAAGGTGAGtgtggcagctcctctgcccccggggatggggaggagagcCTGCCTTACCGACTGGTCGGTGGTGAGCGGCGTGTAGCCCGTCATGAGGAAGTGCAGCCGGGGCGTGGGGATCAGAGAGGCAATCAGCCCAATGAGGTCGTTGTTCATGTAGCCGGGGTACCTGAGcgtggtggtgctggcagacATGATGGTGGACACCTAGGAGAGAGGACGGGGTGAGCAGAGGGTCACAGAGTGTCAAAATCTGCCTCACACTGACGTGCCAAGGGAAGCTGGGGCACCTGGAAGGGCACAGGACCCTCActcacagctccaggctgcccacccctgagcccagcccacgAAGCTGGTTCAGACTAaactgagcacagcagggaaaCCCTGTGCTTGCTTTTCCTGAGGGAAAAGTCCTTCTCACCAGCTGGTTGATCTGTGAGAATGACGGGTTCTGAATGTGCAGCCGGTCTGTCGCGATCCGATTCAAGGCTGTGTTGTCCAGAACCACCTGCAAGAGAAACCTGGCTCTGTGAAGGGcccctgaggcagctgaggaaGGCCAGACCTGGCCACGTGTCCCAGGGCCCTGGTGGTCCAGCACAGGCCCTGAGAGGAGCCCTCTGCACAAGTGGCAGACACTTGAAACCACAAGCTGACTCATGTGGCACGTAACCGACACCGTCAATGGAACCTTGTTCCTCcttcctggctgtgctccccGTGCTCTCCCAAAGAGCTctgcccctgggccagcagcagctccagtgcaactgctcctgcactgccacatgcagggagcagccccagagtCTGGTCAGACGTGGCCAAAGGCCCCGGTGCAGGCTGAAGGCgctgcctggctggggctgctgtgggtgctgcacATGACACAGGTGCTGCATgcatgcaggggctgcagcactgctACAGAGGAAGCACAGCCAGTCCTCAGTGCCTTGGGAAGATCTGCTGGACCCAAGGCAGAAatgccaggcagctctgcaggggttAGCACCTGTGAGGGTCTCTGGGGCCACATCTGCTTGGCCATTCTGTTCAGGGCACACTCACTGCTGCACCTGGGGCTTGCTGGCACACAGTGCTGGCCCAGGATGGGCTGCAGTTctgagctctggggacagggccatctcctcagggctggctgcagcacaggcctCTTACCACACAGTCAGCATTCTGGGTCAGCCTCTTCAGTGTCAGCAGGGAGTTGTAGGGCTGGACGACAACATCGCTCATCTCATCCTGGTTTGGGAACACCGAGTAGGTCTCCACCAGTTTCTTGGGATACCTAGGGAGAAGTGCAGCACCTCAAGGGTTAACACCATCAAGCTGCACTCTCCCCTCCCACAAGCTGCCTAAGCAGTCTCCAGGGCTCAGGACAGGGTGAGTCACCAAAGCTGCAGCCAGAGTGGCTCCCAGGGAGGGAGAGAATGTGTCCCAGCAATGCCtaccccagcagcacaggagctggctgCCAGAGGAGCTACAGGGAGGCTGAGCCATCCACAGGCTGATTAAGCAGCTGCTCACAAGTATTTTCAAGAGGATGCAAGCTGAAACAGGCCAGCATGGCAGCTCACAGCCTTCAGCCAGAGCCTCCCACCCCCCCCTGCACCGTCAGGGTGTCCGCAGGCAGCTGCCTGATAAGAAGGGCTGAGGGAAGGCAGAGCTTGGACAGATCAAGTCCAGCTTCAGAGCCTCTGAAGTCCCCAGGCGTATCAGGAGGCAGCCTTGTGCAGGCAGCACGCCAGGGATTGCACAAGGCAGTGTTTGGGTGGGGGTGGTGGCTCTGAGTCAGCGctctccagctccaggcaggctgcccaggctgggccagcctcTGCcgtgtgggaaggggacagggctgtgctcaccTGTCATTCAGTCTCTCCAGGAGGTacgagcccagcccagagcctgttCCACCAGCAATGGAGTGGCAAAGCACAAACCCCTGGAAGgaagcagcaggtgctgagggtgaagctcagccccagagcaggcagaCAATGTGTCACCCCTGCTTCCTCCAGCAGAGACCTGCCAGACAGGGCCACAGCTCCTCGTGGCAGCAGGGATGCAGCAGAGACTGAGCCCAGCTCCTCAGGCCACTCCTGCCCACACTGTGGGATCCACATCTCTGCACACCCCTCAAAGTGCAACAGCTGCTTGAGAGCATTCAGGTTCCTCCCACCCAGAACAGGACTGGAACAGCTCCAATGTCACCTCCAGGGTCCAGACAGTCACAGGAAATGGGACTGCATGTTCTTTCCTGGGTCCTTcacatccctccctcctcccagaATGACTGAGGCCAAGCTCCCACTGGCGActccagggcagctcccacatgCTCAGCTCCCACAACAGGCACTGGAATCTCCTGCCAGCTTCTTTTAGTGATgttctcccttccctgctgccacGTCACAGCCTGACATGAGCACCTGACAGCCCTGTCAGTCTGCACACAGGGTATGGATTCACATGGACaacataaagaaaaatgccCCACAAGCAAACAGTGAGAGAACTTCTGGGGCAGGCTGGCATGTGGAGTGGGGATGGACAGATCTCCTGTCCCCAGATCCCCTCTCCACATGTCCTGTGCCTAGAAGCTCACTGAGCTAGTCTGTGCCCACCAGAGTGCTGAGCTCAACCTCACAACGAGCAACCCAGCTGGGCAAACCCCAGGCAGGGCCACCAGATCCAAATCCCTTGTTTACTTACTTCCAAGCTGTCACTCCCATCAGCCTCTCTGTCTATTATGTCAAAAATATCCTCATGGATCTTTTCTCCCTGCAAGAGAGACCGGGACTGGTTTTGCTCCTTTCCCACAGAACATGGacaagagctgctccagctcagtGTGAAGGTGAGTCAGACTGGCAGCGTGGTCTGTGCCCGGGGTGGGACACaggacacagccccagggctgagcagtcTCACCCAGCAGCACTAGGGCTGGTACCTGCGAGAAGCCACTGGCCCAGTTGTTGCCAGCTCCCCCTCCATGCTCAGACAGGTAGATGTTCTCTGGGTTGTACAGGTTGGCGTAGGGGGAGTTGAGGATGGAGTGGATGACACGGGGCTCCAGGTCCAGCAGCACGGCCCGGGGGATGTAGTGCTCATCATCTGCCTACAACGGGAGCAAGAGGATCTGGGTGCCACTTCCACCGCCAAGCACGAGCCACCCCCGGCTGCAGCCGAGCCCCCgaggccgggctgggcaagagAGGCTGGGGCTGCGCAGCGTCTGCGCCCCCAGCGCGGCAGGGGAGGAGCCCTCGCTGCTTACATAACGCTCTGTCTAGGGCAGCCACAGCCGCGTGCCTCTGCTCCGCCTCCGGAGCGCCACAAACACCGCGGGagcgcgggcgggcgggagcCGGGGCCGAGCCGCCGCCACCGGCACGGTCAccgcccgcccgcggccccgTGCCCGCCGGGGCTGCGCAAGGGGCACAGCCGGGGAGCCGCCCCGCCGGGGCACGGAGccccgcggggagcggggcaGCTCGCTGCGCGCCGTGCGCCCGCTCCCCGGCGCGGCGCCGCCGGTACCTGGTAGAAGAAGACGTCCTTGCGGTCGGTGCCCTCGGTGGCGAACTCTTCCACGATGCCCTCGGGGCTGATGCCGTGCTCGGCGCAGAGCTGCTTCCAGAACTCGAAGCCGACTGCGGGGAGGCGCGCTCAGACGGGCCGGGCAGCGGGAGCGGGACCGGGGCCGGGACCGGGGCAAGGCCCGGAGCGCCCCGTCCCGTaggccccgcccctcccgcttcaggccccgcccctcccgctTCAGGCCCCGCCCCGTCCCGCCAGGCCCCGCTAACTGCCCCCCCCACCCACAGCATCCCGACCGCGCCCGGTGCGCGCTCCCCCGGGCCCGCCGCGGCCGTGGCGCGCTCACTCTGGTTGCCGCACTGGCCCAGCTGCAGGGTGATGATCTCCCGCGGCATCGCGGCCGaggctccgctccgctccgcgccccgCCCGGCTCCGGTACCGCCGCGTCTCCCGCCGGCGCCAACGGCACTGCGCGTGCGCGCTGCCCGCTTCCGGGGCGGTGGCGCCCTGGCAACGCGCGTGCGTCCCGGCGGGATGGGCGGTCCGCGCATGCGCCAAGATGGCGGCGCGCAGAGTGGAGTTGCAGTCGGTTGCTGGGGGCCGCCATGCTGGCGGCGGCCGCGCGCGCGCAGCCGGCGGGCGGATGTTGACGCCGTGAGGGAgcgatggcggcggcggccacGGCGGTGGGGCCCGGGCCCGGCGAGCGGCAGCGGCGGGTGCAGGCGCTGAGCGCGGCGCTGCGCTGCCGCCTCGGGCCCTACGAGCCGCTGCTGGGCGCCGTGCAGGCCGCGCTGGTGTGGGAGCGGCCGGGCCGCAGCGCGCTGTGCTGGGTGGCGGTGCACGGCCTGTTCTGGTGAGCGGCGGGGCTGGGACCGGGACCGCGACCGGGATCGGGATAGGGACCGGGCGGCGCAGCGGCCCCGCCGAGCCCGAtcgccggggctgcggggcttgGGGAGGAGTGAGGGGCCGCGGGTTTGCTCTGTGCCCCGTTCCGGACCGGAGGGACCGGCAGcgctgcgtctgctgcggcccCGTCCCCGTGCTCTCCTCGGACCTGAGAGCACCAAACTCAGCCTGCTGTGTGGCACGGGAGGGAGGGCAGCCTGCCCGGGACAGGagctgcacagcagggctgtcccGGGAGAACCGACACCAGCAGAGTCACCCAGCAGCTGCCCCCGGGGCACGCTGCGTGGGGCCTGAGTAGCAGGTGCTGAGTTTTCCCCGAGTGAGTGGTTTGAGTTGGTTTGTGTTGCCCTTTTTGTCTCACAAAGATCTGGCCGGTACCAATTCATTGGTTTCTTCC is a window of Passer domesticus isolate bPasDom1 chromosome 27, bPasDom1.hap1, whole genome shotgun sequence DNA encoding:
- the TUBG1 gene encoding tubulin gamma-1 chain; translation: MPREIITLQLGQCGNQIGFEFWKQLCAEHGISPEGIVEEFATEGTDRKDVFFYQADDEHYIPRAVLLDLEPRVIHSILNSPYANLYNPENIYLSEHGGGAGNNWASGFSQGEKIHEDIFDIIDREADGSDSLEGFVLCHSIAGGTGSGLGSYLLERLNDRYPKKLVETYSVFPNQDEMSDVVVQPYNSLLTLKRLTQNADCVVVLDNTALNRIATDRLHIQNPSFSQINQLVSTIMSASTTTLRYPGYMNNDLIGLIASLIPTPRLHFLMTGYTPLTTDQSVASVRKTTVLDVMRRLLQPKNVMVSTGRDRQTNHCYIAILNIIQGEVDPTQVHKSLQRIRERKLANFIPWGPASIQVALSRKSPYLPSAHRVSGLMMANHTNISSLFERTCRQYDKLRKREAFLEQFRKEDIFKDNFDELDNSREIVQQLIDEYHAATRPDYISWGTQEQ